The genomic DNA GCCCTGCACGTCATCCACATAGCCATTGCGATCGTCATCGATCCCGTTTCCGGGCAGTTCGTCCGCATTCGTCCAAAGGGTGTTTTGTAGAGCCGGATGATTTGCATTAATACCGTCATCCACAACTGCGATCGTAATGCCCTGTCCCCGAAATCCCTGCGCCCACACCTCAGGAACACGGGTGCGATCCAGTCCCCAAAAATAGGCTTGCCCGGTCGCCGTCACCCCTTCATCAAAGACCACATCGGGAAAGTCAGCCTGACCCACTGCCCGCGCCACTGCTGCCCCTGCATTGACCAAACCATAGCCGCTGAGCGGATCAAACTCGGCTGTGTTGTCCTGGCTCAAAGAACGAACTTGGACAGCGGGAGTCACCCGATAACTAAGCTGATATTGCCCTACCCGCCAGGAGCGATTGCTTAAGACCCGCAGTTTGTACAAACCAGATTGCTCAACCGCCACGTTCAGCTGAGCCGTTTTGCCGCTCCCGGAATCAATGACTCGATTGGTGCGACCCTCTAGCCACTGCACCTTCGGCATGAAGCGATTTGCGGTGAGCGTAATCTCAACGCGGTGCTTTCCCGGAGCAATTCTCACCCGATACTCATCCACGTAGGAACCCGCTGACCTCAATAAGCGATCGCTGGGCTTCAGAGTTCCTTTGAATTGGCGTAAATTAACCGATACATTCAGCGGACTAACTGATACTGCATTGGCTTTTCTAGGAATCCGAGCAGTTCGATGACTGCCTAATTTCTCGAAAACGCTGTTCTTGCTTTGACCTATCCGCATCACTGCTGCCGGAGTTTTCGCAGACAGTATTTCTGCTGACTTTCCGAAAGAATGCCGATCCGCCAACCCCGTTCGACAGGTGCGTGAATTCGCTGATCCACGTAAGGTTCGGATTTGCAAAGCAAGTTCTGGTACTGGTGGTTCAGCGTGCCTGTGCTGCGAGTGCTTTAACTGTCCGGGGAACTGTAAATGCTCTGCAATCCTCGTATTCGGAAGCACCATGAAAGTTCATTGAGAAACCGCACTTTTACTTAACAAAACCGTAAGTGGTGATATCACGGATGTCAACAGTATTGTTAATTTCTTCAGCTACTATTTATTGAGTCAATTCGCCAGTCGCCTATTCTTTCTTACTTTTATCTTGCTAATCTCCGGTTTCTAGAACCGCTTTTTCGACATTCTTTCTTTGGCAGTAGCATTACCTTATCCGAAAGAATCCAAACTTCTGATAGATGTTGGTCTTTCGATATCACCGTCGAGAGTCAGAGGTTTATGAATCAGTTGCCTTCTAGAATCGATACACAATTTGCAGTGGAGAATCAGGCATGAAGGTTCCACCCGAAATTACCTATCGTGAAGTCGAAAAAACAGCGGCGATCGAAACTCTCGTTGAGGAAAAAAT from Leptolyngbya ohadii IS1 includes the following:
- a CDS encoding S8 family serine peptidase — protein: MRIGQSKNSVFEKLGSHRTARIPRKANAVSVSPLNVSVNLRQFKGTLKPSDRLLRSAGSYVDEYRVRIAPGKHRVEITLTANRFMPKVQWLEGRTNRVIDSGSGKTAQLNVAVEQSGLYKLRVLSNRSWRVGQYQLSYRVTPAVQVRSLSQDNTAEFDPLSGYGLVNAGAAVARAVGQADFPDVVFDEGVTATGQAYFWGLDRTRVPEVWAQGFRGQGITIAVVDDGINANHPALQNTLWTNADELPGNGIDDDRNGYVDDVQGWNFVDNNSNIQPTGFDSSHGTFIAGVLAGQPASGNSTLPIAAQQRTLGVAPNAKLMAVKVMSSTSQNQPEHVAQGIRYAVDNGARIVNLSLGMADGALPFSTPDAGIDAALQYARQRGVLVVMAAGNERQQGAIRPSEPAFGAARDLGIAVGAIDRSGGLASFSNPAGNRTIDYVTAPGADIFSTISSRWQQSYNFSSGTSFAAPYVAGIAALMLSANPALSPAQMEAILTQTAS